Proteins from a single region of Eremothecium gossypii ATCC 10895 chromosome VI, complete sequence:
- the MTF1 gene encoding RNA polymerase specificity factor (Syntenic homolog of Saccharomyces cerevisiae YMR228W (MTF1)), with protein MSSASKFSKQSFLEACLAVKFSYGRTLLHSPTAIELAYKRLNLQEHYDMSKVQVLELYPGTGLPSYIFHDIYKPKLQVLMESKPAYAKVIEQHLTLLDNIKLHKEDPYMWESFVSLIDEKKIMQPEVQTRDHIHDSFIVMGNLTDKRGEQLYMQYLQCIANKNWMQRFGLVRMLFWVPQTTAIKLLSPCGFKSRSRCSVITEAVTDTRLIATTPDNLASFGPGVLDKYDPLILPEDKTDYALLEVLPLNHNMELEYWDYCMQRLLVCKSTPLEDILEVLGHGASDFLKCRIDPELLKKKPMQLTNQEFTKIASLYALWPFKPSIYDFYDPSDDQ; from the coding sequence ATGTCATCTGCTTCCAAGTTCAGCAAGCAAAGCTTTCTCGAAGCATGCCTAGCGGTGAAGTTCAGTTATGGACGGACGCTTCTGCACTCTCCCACCGCAATAGAACTGGCTTACAAGAGGTTAAATCTCCAGGAGCACTATGACATGTCAAAGGTGCAGGTGCTGGAGCTATATCCCGGAACTGGGTTACCGAGCTATATCTTCCACGACATCTACAAGCCAAAGCTCCAAGTGCTCATGGAATCGAAGCCGGCGTACGCGAAGGTCATCGAGCAACACCTTACCCTGCTGGATAACATCAAGCTGCACAAAGAGGATCCATATATGTGGGAGTCCTTCGTCTCGCTAATAGACGAAAAGAAGATCATGCAGCCGGAGGTACAGACTAGGGACCATATCCACGATAGTTTTATAGTCATGGGTAATCTCACAGACAAACGTGGCGAGCAACTGTACATGCAGTACCTGCAGTGCATCGCGAATAAAAACTGGATGCAGCGGTTCGGCCTTGTCAGAATGCTGTTTTGGGTGCCTCAGACCACTGCAATTAAGCTTCTGAGCCCATGCGGCTTTAAATCGCGTTCCCGCTGTTCTGTTATTACAGAGGCTGTTACCGACACGAGATTGATAGCCACGACACCTGACAACCTTGCGTCTTTTGGTCCTGGTGTTCTGGATAAATACGACCCACTGATCCTACCCGAAGACAAAACGGACTACGCACTTCTGGAAGTATTGCCTCTGAACCACAATATGGAGCTGGAATATTGGGACTACTGTATGCAACGGCTACTGGTGTGTAAATCAACGCCGCTGGAAGATATTCTCGAGGTATTAGGCCATGGTGCAAGCGATTTCCTCAAGTGTAGGATTGACCCAGAGCTTTTGAAGAAGAAGCCAATGCAGCTTACAAACCAGGAGTTTACAAAAATAGCTTCATTGTATGCCTTGTGGCCATTCAAACCATCGATTTATGACTTTTATGATCCGTCCGATGACCAATGA
- the TAF7 gene encoding TATA-binding protein-associated factor TAF7 (Syntenic homolog of Saccharomyces cerevisiae YMR227C (TAF7)), whose translation MGPIIKIKKPKLSPEDLGDGSKAKRIKLKGNGADELKDKQLSPTQAANNAPKIKLKLKKKDSEPLLPEPKAPVKLKLNLKKDTPPTSVPASALTKAPRIRVKPPRIPGEGYDSEASDIEDDPLMEEGIILRVLPDLQAEFVKNSIESGDYSNISIKWKGERHAVVSINGHQYGAVLVNLPTVIEVNKSVDRKNMLKAFDVSQMLLCVALISREEDVFDLQPPDTEDLVKKHFENYEKEICDARKIMIQGFQGGSLTDAESKHMDAILEKGYDYKHGITAPLYNVRNRRFRRRMTGSEIDYVDRTVEFLLKQDGEAEEFTYELVDEDAVLQKSASTIDLAHFAQKAAASGVAQPAHSTDSVLFGVDDDDHDDLELELEQALQVPSEADAAGAPLDEAGDEVEQDNGDDEDDEDDDEDEDDDDEDDAAPKPPKPEPNENLQHNELLRDELGELESILQQNRDKLAKATNPLLKSRFVDSIAKLEKEVDIKRKQLLANEEILETSPATSSHRTPRPDEDDELDDDEDEDELDEEDLDDQDDDEEVATPAQATTHTSALDDELDQEDMDMMMLFGAEGDD comes from the coding sequence ATGGGGCCTATAATAAAGATCAAGAAGCCAAAACTTTCTCCTGAAGACCTGGGCGATGGAAGCAAGGCCAAGCGCATAAAACTAAAAGGGAATGGTGCAGATGAGCTGAAGGATAAGCAGCTGTCACCTACACAAGCAGCGAACAACGCGCCCAAGATCAAGCTCAagctcaagaagaaggaTTCGGAGCCCCTTCTTCCAGAACCCAAGGCTCCGGTGAAGCTGAAGCTCAATCTCAAGAAGGACACACCTCCTACGTCAGTTCCTGCTAGCGCGCTCACCAAGGCGCCGCGTATCAGAGTCAAGCCCCCACGGATACCTGGCGAGGGGTACGACTCCGAGGCATCAGATATCGAAGATGACCCATTGATGGAGGAGGGCATCATCCTTCGCGTTTTGCCGGATCTACAGGCCGAGTTCGTTAAGAACTCTATTGAGAGCGGCGACTATTCTAATATCAGCATCAAGTGGAAAGGCGAACGGCACGCGGTTGTGAGCATCAACGGCCACCAGTACGGCGCCGTGCTTGTCAACCTTCCGACGGTGATCGAGGTAAACAAGAGTGTAGATCGCAAAAACATGCTCAAGGCGTTCGATGTTTCGCAGATGCTCCTGTGCGTCGCGCTTATTAGCCGCGAAGAGGATGTGTTTGACCTGCAGCCGCCAGATACTGAAGATCTGGTCAAGAAACACTTCGAGAACTACGAGAAGGAGATCTGTGACGCACGTAAGATAATGATCCAGGGCTTCCAGGGTGGCTCGCTCACAGATGCCGAGAGTAAGCATATGGACGCCATCCTTGAAAAGGGCTACGACTACAAGCACGGCATAACCGCGCCACTCTACAATGTGCGCAACCGCCGTTTCCGCCGTCGCATGACCGGCTCCGAGATTGACTACGTCGACCGCACAGTCGAGTTCCTCCTCAAACAGGACGGCGAAGCAGAGGAGTTCACCTACGAGCTCGTGGACGAGGACGCCGTGTTGCAGAAGAGTGCGTCCACAATAGACCTCGCGCACTTTGCCCAGAAGGCCGCGGCGTCAGGCGTGGCCCAGCCAGCACACTCTACAGACAGCGTGCTTTTCGGTGTGGATGACGACGACCACGACGACCTGGAGCTCGAGTTGGAGCAGGCTCTGCAGGTTCCCAGCGAGGCAgacgccgccggcgcgccgctcgacgaggccgGCGACGAGGTCGAGCAGGACAACGGCGACGATGAAGACGATGAagacgacgacgaggatgaggatgacgacgacgaagacgacGCCGCGCCGAAGCCCCCCAAGCCAGAGCCCAACGAGAACCTCCAGCACaacgagctgctgcgcgacgaGCTGGGTGAACTCGAGAGCATCCTGCAGCAGAACCGCGACAAGCTGGCCAAGGCCACCAACCCACTGCTCAAGTCCCGTTTTGTCGACAGCATCGCCAAGCTCGAGAAGGAGGTCGACATCAAGCgcaagcagctgcttgcCAACGAGGAGATCCTCGAAACATCCCCTGCTACGTCCTCCCACCGCACGCCCCGCCCGGACGAAGACGACGAACTCGATGACGACGAAGACGAAGACGAACTCGACGAAGAAGACCTCGACGACCAggacgacgacgaagaAGTCGCCACTCCTGCGCAAGCTACAACTCACACTTCTGCGCTGGACGACGAGCTCGATCAAGAAGACATGGACATGATGATGCTCTTCGGCGCAGAGGGCGATGACTAG